The segment AATAACACGTTCGCAGCGGGGACCCTCGATCTCTCGGTAAATCCAACAACTATTATTGACGTGGGTGAATTACAACCAGGTGATTCCGTCACGCGCGATTTCGAACTGGCAAACAATGGCTCGCTGGATATTGAAAAGGTAACGCTCGATACGGATTACAGTGTTATAGATGCAAATGGGGATAACACAGATGATTTTGGCAGCCATATTGAAGTGGAGTTTCTATACAATGCCAGCAAAATAGATGAAGTTATTTTTAGAACAACACTGGCAGAACTAAGGAGTATGGAACCAGAAGCGGTGAATGAACATATATTTTATCCAGCTCTCGGTGAACAAGGCCTTCCCGCTGATGGAGAAGCAGATGACTTAGTCGTCAAATTTAATTTCATTGATAATGGTGAAGATCAAAATCAATTTCAAGGCGATTCATTAAACCTTGAATGGACATTTAATGCCGAGCAGGCGACCGGTGAGGATGAGTAAACGGGTTTATATAAGGGCTCTTTTCGTAAGTATTGTTGCTTTGAAAGATTCGCAATTGATATAGACTATGACGTATCTTGATATGCTTGTTAATCCTCTGCTCCGGAAATACACTTCGCGCACCTTAGGGCGGCTGATGAGCCTCCTCGTGCTGACGCACTGCGGGGTCTCACTAGCCTTTAGCTCCCACAGAAGTCTTCGTATATTTCCTCCGCTGGCATTCCGGTTATCGCCGAAATGATCGAACCACCTCA is part of the Virgibacillus sp. NKC19-16 genome and harbors:
- a CDS encoding CalY family protein, producing the protein MGMKKQIGMGVISAALGLTLIGGGTYAYFSSSETTNNTFAAGTLDLSVNPTTIIDVGELQPGDSVTRDFELANNGSLDIEKVTLDTDYSVIDANGDNTDDFGSHIEVEFLYNASKIDEVIFRTTLAELRSMEPEAVNEHIFYPALGEQGLPADGEADDLVVKFNFIDNGEDQNQFQGDSLNLEWTFNAEQATGEDE